The genome window ATATTAAAGATCTTTACATGCAAAATTGATAGCCTGAATCAAGTCTTGATGCTCCTTTCGACAGAGATAACAACAACGTATCCTCACTACAACATTTGTTCTCAAAAgttttaagggtaaattactATTTACCTCCTTGTCACATTTTATCGCATAATTCTCCTATGGTTCAATAGTATTTGCTTGACCCTGTGTTGTTTTACGTAAAGTAGAAATTGAATAGAAAGCAGATCCAATTTAATGATATCTAGTTAAACTGTTTCCAATTCGACCCGGATGCCCTCCCAAAATGCATTTGAAATATGAAATATGGCATATGCTAACGTATGGAAAATCCACTTAACTCAGCTTGTGGCTTTGCATTTGACCATATAATCCCATTGTAGTTTGGTAATACCCACATAGTATTAGTTTAAAATTACGATGTATATGTAAATGTCCCAATATTAGTATTAGTATTATTTTGTTTCGATTCAAGAGAGATTCCAAATCTTATAATAAAGAgtagagaaaggagagaggttTAGAGTTGAACCAAGAATCTTATAATCACATGGCTAATGTTTCTCCTAGCTAGCCTAGGTTTTGGGTCATTGTTGAtacttattttatttgttaaaagAGTTCTTGTCACATTGAAAACTTATTAGAACTTTGTTTGCCAAAGGAAACAAAATGTTGTATGTTGGAACAATGTTTCCCACTGTTTATTGTTCCCTTGGCAAACATTGCGCTgaaacaagatttttttttctttttttatctgTAAGTTGAAGGTTTTAAACCCAGAACCTCCtacttataattttttttatcttaataTCTAACCCAACTCTACTCCTGTTGAAAACAAGATATGGCTACAGAGAAATTGAACTAACAATTGTTAcatcaaataatttacaagcaCATAGTTCCACAATTTCACTCTCATATTCTCCATAGGATCTTTTCTTAGTTCACTTGACCAAAGCGAAAAACTGGAATAACATTTACCAGAAAAAATGTGTTTGATAATCCAGCAAATGTTTAAAACTAATAAATGAAGTATTTTTTTCTATTAAACTTACTTGACAATAGAATTCTCTCATTTCTGAATACAGCATGCATGTAGTAGGGTACTTTAGTTCAACTCAAATGTATTGATTATCAAACTGAATGGATATGATTTTGTGATTACAGTAATTAAAActtcaatttttagtttttaccaAACCTCCCCAATACTTGGGAAGCTTGATGGAGGCTATTGCACAGAGTCAACATCAAATTCTCAAAGGCCACACGAGATGAATAGCCTTACTTCATAGCTTGCCTACATTTCTCAGTAAACTCTTTGACCTCTTTCCTGACATCATTCTCACCATCCATGACTTCCCTTATTCCTTTCTCTATTTGTTCTGCCTTCGCCAAAGGTTGATGCTCATTAGCTCCGCTGAAATCCGAACTAATTTCCACAGCCATTCCTAACTCTTTCACCAATTGGAATGCGTTGAATTGTTGCTCTCCAAACACTGGCCATGCAGCAATTGGCACACCGCACCAAGTACTCTCCAATATTGAATTCCAGCCGTAATGTGACACAAATCCACCCACGGCAGGGTGTGACAAAATGGCCATTTGTGGAATCCAGCCCACAACTTTTCCAATCAATGCTGTTCGATCCAAGAATCCTTCGGGCAAAGCAAGTCCATGATTTTCAAATTCCCCTGCAAATTCTCCATTTTTAGCGGGGAGTTGCCTAAGAACCCAAAGAAATCGGTAGCCACTTTTTCAAGGCCTACTGCTTTTTATTTCACTTGATCCAGCTTAAAACTTCCCATGCTACCAAAACAGAGGAAAACAACTGATTTTTCCGGCTGGATATCCAGCCATTCCATCTTTTCTGAATGGTCATTAGTGGATTGAGTTTGGATTTGGGACGTATTTAGAACTGGACCAATACGGAAAATTGATGGCAATCTTGACGTACCATGAGAATATTCCATTAGAAAAGAATTAATAGCATGAGGCTCAAGATCAGCAAATGTGTTGACTATGATGCCCTTGGCCCTTCCATACTCACGAGTAGCCTTCAAGAACCAGCAACGCCAAATTTCCTTTCTAGTTGTAAAAATTGGGAGGACGTTACTTGGAACATCGTTGGTTAAGCAGTGTTCACCATGAGCTGGACCTACTGGCAGTTGTAGCAGGAAAAACTAGGGCACGTGCTCTCAAATCCAGCTTCCAACAaattgggactgacccaacTAAATTGCCTGCTCTTCAAAACAAATGTATTTATGTGCATTTACTTACTATTGTGGAACAACTTATGTTATGATTTGTATTTCCTGGTGTATTATTGGCTACTTGCATTCTCTGACGACATTGGTGTCATGAAAACTTTTCCTGACAAAATACATATCTTTTCCTGACAAATATTGTTGTCActagaaatctttttttttgtagtagTTGAAACCCATTTATCAAACCCTCACCCCCGTCAATTCTCACATAGTTTCACTCAACCTTTGGACTAACTAGCACAGTTCTTTTAAACTTTGAGCACACTCATAATTTAGGATTGGTCATTTCCAAATTAGACATTCATGAATAGTAGCTTTGAAACAAGGTTTTCGAAACCGAGATCCCATCCAAAATTCGAAACTTTGAGCACACTCATAATTTAGGATTGGTCATTTCCAAATTAGACATTCATGAATAGTAGCTTTGAAACAAGGTTTTCGAAACCGAGATCCCATCCAAAATTCTTTTGAGCTGCAGTTTATACAATCGGTTGATAGGATTGTAAGATCCA of Coffea arabica cultivar ET-39 chromosome 5c, Coffea Arabica ET-39 HiFi, whole genome shotgun sequence contains these proteins:
- the LOC140007353 gene encoding UDP-glycosyltransferase 71A16-like is translated as MVSGRLSQTGKSATQRLEFAADKLRQLPAKNGEFAGEFENHGLALPEGFLDRTALIGKVVGWIPQMAILSHPAVGGFVSHYGWNSILESTWCGVPIAAWPVFGEQQFNAFQLVKELGMAVEISSDFSGANEHQPLAKAEQIEKGIREVMDGENDVRKEVKEFTEKCRQAMK